TTATAAAACCTCTAAATCTCTCTAAATCATCCACCTGTATGATAAAAAGCCCTAGTTGAGGTCTCTCCCTCGCCCCATTTATTTTTTTCTGGCTTATTTTTTATGGCACTAAGGAGCGCTTCTTTCATGGCTTTTTTGTCATCATTTCTTATTGCTTGGCTTACATCGATGGCATCTTGAAAATACAAACAAGGGCATATTATCCCTTCAGCTGTGATTCTAATCCTATTGCAGGATGCGCAAAATTCGTCATTATGTGGAGCAATGATACCAAATACATTGTCTGTATTGTCTAATTTATATAGTTTTGCAGGTCCAAAAGCCTCTTTTTGTATCATTGAAATATTATATTTTTTTTTGATATTTTCTAGAATCTCAAAGGATTTTAGCCCTTTAATCCTATTGCTTGCAAAGTCATTTTCCATATATTCTATATATCTAAGTAAAAAATTTTCTTTGTTTGCAAATTCAAGCATAGGCACTATTTCATCATCATTTATTCCTTTTAATGGAACCATATTTAGCTTTATTTTTAAATTTACTGCTTTTGCTTCTTGTAATCCTTCTAACACAAAATCTAGTGCATCTTTTTTTGATATTAATTCTATTTTTTCTTTTTTTAAACTATCAAGAGATACATTTATCCTTTTTAATCCAGAATCTTTTAGCTCTTTTGCATATTTTTTTAAAAAATAGCCATTTGTAGTGAGGGCTACTTCTATATCGTTTTTGTAATCATATATGCCTTTTACAAATGAGCTTAAATCTTTTCTTAGTAGGGGTTCTCCACCTGTAATGCGGATTTTTTTTACACCATAATCCATTGCAATTTTTAGAAATTCAAGCATTTTATCAAGTGGGATTAAGTCTTCTGCTATTTCATCAGGTGTATTTGGCATACAATATTTGCATCTAAAATTACAATTTTTTGTAACAGAGATTCTAATATAGTCAATTACTCTTCCAAAACTATCTATTAACAACTTTTATCCTTAAAAAAATATGTAGTAATTTTAGTTTAAATGTATTTTATTATTTTTTGTAAATATAAGGATAGGATTTTTATATTTTTATAAATATAAGCAGTTTGTAGAAATCATAGAATCTTTTAAAGATTCTATGATATTTATTATTTTGAAACCCCTTCAATACCAATTGATAGTGTCACTTCTTCACCTAGTGCGACATTTGGAGTGCCAGAAGCTATATCAAAATCTTTTCTGTTGATTTTTCCATTTAATTCTAAGCCTACGACTTCATCACCTTTCATATTTTTTGATGTTCCAAATACCTCAACACCTAGTGTGATTTGCTTTGTAATGCCTTTTATTGTTAAGTCAAAAGTGCCATTATTGTCATTCATCTTAACTAATTTTAATGTTGCTTTTGGAAATTTTTTTGTATCAAAATATTCTGGATCTTGTATATGTGCATCTCTACCTTCATTATTTGTATTAATTGAGCTAATATCAACTTCTCCATTTAATGCAGTTAGTTTATTGTTATCAATGCTTACACTGCCTTCAAATTTACCAAAATTTCCTGATACATTGCTAACACTTAGATGTTTGATTTTGAATTCAATTTGTGAGTGTGAAGTATCAACGCTATAATCTTTTGCTATGGCTAATCCGCATGGTAATATACCCATTAAAAATACTAATATTATTTTTTTCATTTTTTCTCCTATTTGATATTTAAAGCTATATTATAGTGTGTTAATTGTTTATTGCAAATTTATTAAATCATATTTTCTATTTGCAATAGTTCATTTAATTCATCTTTTGTTAAATATCCTTTTTCAAGCACGACTTCGACTATACTTCTATTAGAATTTAGTGCGATTTTTGCTACTTCTGCTGATTTTTCATATCCTATTTTTGGATTTAGTGCTGTTACTAATCCTATGCTATTTAAAACAAAATTCTTGCAAACATCTTTATTTGCAGTGATTCCATCTATGCACTTATTGGCTAGAGTTATATTTGCATCTTGTAATAAATTTATAGAATTTAATAATGAAAATATAATCACGGGTTCAAATACATTTAATTGCAATTGTCCGCCAGCAGCAGCCATTGTTATCGTTGTATCACTTCCTATTAACAAAAAGCATACTTGATTTACTACTTCAGGGATTACAGGATTTACTTTTCCAGGCATTATAGAGCTTCCAGGCTGCATTTTTGGTAGGTTTATTTCATTTAGTCCAGCTCTTGGTCCAGAGCTAAGCAACCTTAAATCATTGCATATTTTTGTAAGTTTTACTGCTGCTCTTTTTAGGATTCCACTTATTTGGACATAAGCTCCTGTGCTTTGAGTAGCTTCTATTAAATCTCTTGCAGTGATAAAATCTATTTTTGTTATTTCTTGTAACTTTTTTTCAACTATATTTTTATAGTTTTTAGGTGTATTGATGCCTGTTCCTATTGCAGTTCCACCTAGATTTATGATTTTGAATTCATCTCTTGAATGCAAGATTCTATCTCTATCTTTTTGTAGCATTAAACCAAAAGCTGCAAATTCTTGTCCTAAAGTCATAGGCACTGCATCTTGGAGCTGCGTCCTTCCCATCTTTATGACATCGCTAAATTCTTTTGCTTTATTCATAAATGAATTATTTAATACATCCATAGATTCTGCTAATTCACCCAAACGAATATATAAAGCTAGCCTCATTGCAGTTGGATATGCATCATTTGTAGATTGACTTTTATTTATATGATCATTTGGATGACAAAATTGATATTCACCCTTTTTATGCCCTAGAATCTCTAATGCTATATTTGCTATTACTTCATTTGCATTCATATTAGTGCTTGTGCCAGCTCCACCTTGTATCATTGGCACTACAAATTGGGAATAATAGCCTCCCTCTAGTATTTTATCGCAAGCCTTTATTATCGCTTCTTTTAGTTCAAATGATAATAATCCTAATTCATAGTTTGCCAAAGCAGCAGCTTTTTTTACTATAACAATGCTATTTATAAAGATTGGAAAGTCATTTAGTCTTTGCTCTCCTATAGGGAAATTTTCTATCGCTCTTAATGTTTGTATCCCATAATAACAACTATCATCTATCTCCATCTCACCAATAAAATCTTTTTCTATTCTTTTCATTACAAATCCTTATAACAATATATTATGATTATAATCTTTTTAGTGTTGGTTTTAAGCGTTTTTTTGGGGGATTTAAATCTCTATTGTTAAGAATTGTATAGCTTTTTTCTAAAAGATTTATATAAATAATATTTCATGTATTTAGTGTATAAATGTTTAAATTTAAGATTTTTTTGGTAGAATCCCCATTTCTATCAAAATCTTTGGCATACTTTAGGACCGGTGGGTGAGTTGGCTTAAACCACGTCCCTGCTAAGGACGCGTAGTCGCAAGATTACCGAGGGTTCGAATCCCTCCCTGTCCGCCATAGCATATATTTATTTTTTACTTTCTTATTAACTACTTTAAAAGATTTTTATTTTTAATCACATAGATTCTAGAAATTACACAAAATAATTTTTTAGTGGGTGTTAGATTGGGTGTAAAATAATAAGAGGAGAATCCCCCTCTTTATGTTGGATTTTTAAAATATTTATTCTTTTATTGCTTTTTGTATTTGTTTTATTTCATCATCTTGCAATTTTATTATGTCATTTGCAATTTGCTTTATTTCGGCATTTTTTGTGTATTTTAGGATTGTTTTTGCACTATTTATAGCACTTTTGTGATGTTCTATCATAGCTTTTGCAAAATCAAAATCGATATTTCCGCTATATTTTATACTATTCATTTCTTGTATCATGGTTTCTAAATCTATTTGTGATTTATCTTGGAATTCTTTATAAGATACGCTATCGCAATCTTTTTTGTCTTTTTGTAATCTTTCTATCAAATCTTGAAAGTATTCAATCTCATTGCTTTGTGTGTCTATAATCTGTTTTGCTATTTCTTCTAAAATATCGTTTTCTGCTTCATCTAAATACAATGTAGCAGAATCTACCGCCCCTTGATGATGTGTAATCATATCTGTTAAAAAATCTATATTTTCATTGCAACTCATAGATACACCATGCATGCTGTGATGCATAGAATTTAAAATTTCTTGATTTTTATTTTGTTCTATGGAGGCAGAATCTGCAAAAAGAATGGTTGATGTTATGATTAATATTGCTATCTTTTTTATTTTGTATCCTTTGTGTTGAGATATTTAAGTTTCACATAAAAATATGTAGTTTTTGTCAATCATGGTTTATGATATTGTAAATATATTCCATATGTGGCTTTATTTTTGTTTCATCAATATTTGTAAATATGCTTAATGCAGGGATTGCTTGATATAAAAGCATTTTTGAGCCATTTATTGTATCTAGTCCTTTTATTTTTGCAAATTCTAAAAATATACATTCTTTTCCATACATCAAATCAAATGCGATTTTTGAACGTTCAAATAAAGATTCTAAAGAATCTTTTTGAAGTGGCAAGGTGTTATTTATGGATGATGATGTAGCATTTATTATGATATCAAATTCTATTTTTTTTGTGCATTCTAGTATTTCATCATTTATGCAAGTCTCAAAGCCCTTCTCATCAAAAAAAGAGAGATTTTTTTTGCTTCTATTTGAGATTATTACATTTATATTTTTTTCTTTTAAAATCATTGCAATTGCTTTTGCACTACCACCTGCTCCAAGAATCAAGGCATTTTTGATATTTTTAGATTCTATATTTTTGTAGAATCCTATCGCATCTGTGTTGTAGCCAATTATTTTATTATCTTTTTTTATTATCGTATTTACAGCACCAATTTTTTGTGCGATTCCACAAATCTCATCACAAATATTTGCTACATCTTCTTTATAAGGAAGTGTAATATTCGCACCACTTAATCCAAGTAAAAAAAATAATTCTCTAAAATCCTTACTTGAATCTAATAAATATCTTGAATATCGTGCATCAATTTTTAGCTTATAAAGTGTGTAATTGTGCAGTATAGGGGATTTTGAGTGTGCTATTGGATTTCCAAAAACAGCAAATAATTTCATAATTACTTTTTGCTAAGTAGCTCCATATATACAAATCCTCCACCAGCTACTTTGCCCCATTTCCCTTCAATATTTTCTATAAATATTTTTTGATTAATATGCATTTGTCTTATTATTTTAGATTCTGTATTTGGTTTTTCTCTAATATTTAGATTCTTTACTTTTATTATGTATGGTGTTACACCATCATTGCTTGCAATCTCTGCATTTTTATCATCATTTTTTTCTAACAATCCCATATATGCAAAGCCACCATTTTTTAGCTCGCCCCACTGCCCATTTATATTTATTATTTCAATATTATTTCCGTTTATGTATTGTCTTATTATTTTAGATTCTGTATTTGGTTTTTCTCTAATATTTAATATATTTGTAACAACCCTATAAATATTTTTTATATCTTCTTCTTTTGTATTTAGGGCTTCTATATTGTCAATCATTTTTATAGGTTCTTCAAGATCTTTATTTAGCGATGGAGATGTTTGTATTGGTGCTGTAGTAACTATTTCTTCTAGATTGATTTTGTTTCTTTTTTCGATAAATAAAATAAATAAGATAAATAAAACTACACCAATAAGCATAACCATAATATATGAAATATAGATTTTATATTTACCTTGCATCTAAGCTCCCTAACTCAATTGCTGCCATTTCTAAATATTTATTTGGCATTACTCCTTTACTAAACAATGTAGGCTCTATATCATAATAATATTCACAAATATCAAATAATAAAAAGCACATTCTAGTAAGAAGTCTTAGGTTGCCTTTGGTTTGTTTATGCATAAATTTATAATTATTATTTTTAAGCAAAAATGAAACAGAATCTAGCCCAGCTTTTGCTAGCTTTTGTGTTATAAAAAGTCGTAAGTTTTTTACATCTAATTGACTTATGACTACTTTATCCCAGATTCTAGATGTAAAATAGCTTTCATTTAATACTTCTTTATTGCTTAATGTATGAGTAACTAATATAAATCTAAAAACTCTACAATCAGATAGCATTCTAATCACTTCAAGCTCTCTATCTCCATATAATTGCACTTCATCAATTACTATTGTTGGAGCTAGCTCATTTTTTGGTAAGTTTGTAGAAAAGCTTTTGAAAAACTCATCTCTTGTCATATTTTTGTTTATTTCTATATGTGGTAAAAATTTTAGATGAAGCTGTGCTAAGAATCCATTTAAAGATAAAAATGGAAACAATTGTATATGCAAAGATTCAGTTGATATGTTTTTTGCTAATTGTTGTATCAAGTAGCTTTTGCCAACCCCTGGTTGTCCTGTGAGTAAAACTATTTGAAATGGCACTTTTTGGATTAATTGTTCAAGCTTGTTCCTTGCTGCAATATTAATATCTAAATCGATATATTCCATACTATCGACTTTTTCTAGAAATACATTTTTTGCATCACTAAAAGGATTCATTTATATAACCTTATTTTTTATACTTACATAATTGCGATATTTGTAATAATACTATATTTACTACCTAAATGTAATTAATAAAAACTTTGATACAATCAATTTGAGCATAATAAAATAAATTTAATATTAAAAAAAGGTTTAAATTATGATTGATATAAATGATTTAAGCATAGATAATCTTGTAAAATTATATGATTTAGATTTGTTTGAATTAGGAGATATGGCACATAGCATTAGAGAAGATATTCATAGTAATAAAGTTTATTTTAATGTAAATAGGCATATTAATCCTAGCAATATTTGTGCAGATATTTGTAAATTTTGCGCATTTTCATCACATAGAAAAAATCCAAATCCATATGAAATGACAAAAGAAGAAATACTAGGCGATGCTGCAAGTGCATACAATCGTGGAGCTAGAGAATTTCACATAGTAAGTGCTCATAATCCAAATTATCCATATGCTTGGTATTTTGATATTTTTAAAACACTAAAAGATAAATTTAGTGATATTCATATAAAGGCAATGACTGCTGCAGAAGTTGATTTTTTGCATAGAAGATTTAATAAAAGCTATGAAAATATATTGCAAGATATGCAAGATTCTGGTGTAGATTCTATGCCTGGTGGTGGAGCTGAAATATTTGCTAGTGAAGTTAGAGAAAAAATATGCAAGGGTAAAGTCGATGCGCAAAATTGGCTAAAAATACATTCAATCTGGCATAGTATGGGTAAAAAAAGCAATGCAACAATGCTTTTTGGACATATAGAATCTAAAGAACACAGAATCCACCATATATTAGAAATTAGAAAATTGCAAGATAAAAGCGATGGATTTAATGCCTTTATCCCTCTTCTTTACCAAAGACAAAACAATTTTTTAAATGTAAAAAAATTTCCAAGTGGTATTGAGATTTTAAAAACTATTGCAATAAGTAGAATCTTGCTTCCAAATGTGCCAAATATAAAAGCTTATTGGGCTACTTTAGGCTTAAATCTAGCTCTTGTATCACAAGAATTTGGTGCAAATGATATTGATGGCACGATAGAGATAGAAAATATCCAAAGTGCAGGTGGTGCAAATAGCAAAAGAGGAATTAACAAAGATGAGTTAATTTCACAAATAAAAGACGCTGGATTTATACCTGTGCTAAGGGATAGCCTTTATAATGAGATAGAATCTTATTAGTCTCTTAGCTCATTTTTGTGCCATTTTAGATAGCTTTTGCTTGCTTTTGATTTTAGGATTAGAATCTGTGGAATTTCATATGGATGTGTATCTAGGATGATGGATTCTATCTTTTTTGCATTTTTCTTATTTGTTTTTATGCTTAATTGTATTTCATCTTCATTACAGATTTTGCCTTCCCAGATGTATGCACTTTTTATTTGATTTATTTGTATGCAAGAAGCAAGATTTTTTTCTAATAATATATTTTGGAGTTTATTTACATCTTTTATATCATTAAAAGTTGTTTTGATGATGTATATTTTATTCTTCATTTATTAGTATGAATGTTGTATTTTTGTTTAGCTTAGTATTTTTACCTTGTATAATCATATCAATTGGCTTATCTTCTTTCATATCATTATCAATGACTACAAAATCAAATTTTTGATTTGCGATTATTATTAGGTATTCTACTTTTTTATTGGTCTGTGTAACGATAAAATCTTTGTATCTTGTGAGTATGTCAAATTTCAGTTTCATCTCAAATTCATTTCTATTTGATACAATTAATATTCTTTTACAATTTCTTTCTTTGTATTTATTGATATAAATATTTAGCAATCTATCATTATCATTTAGCTTTGAAGAATCTAGAGTTTTTATATATTGCTGTATGAAAGCAAGTGTGCAAAATGAATAATTGCTCTGAAGCTTTAAAAACTGATTTTTTACAGGATCGCTTGCCATTCCTAGCTTCCATATTTTGTTATCTAGTGATGTGATTGTGATATTTAGAGCATTTTTTATATGTTCAAATATCTGCTCTTTTGTCTTATCAAAGTTATTAATAAAATCTTTTTTGTAACTTTCTTTAAATATTTCTATAAGTTTTTCTACTCTATCTTTTATTTTTGTTAGTATTATTGTTTTTTCTTTGCATTCTTTATGTATTGCATTTATTGTTGCTAATCTTTCTTTTAATATTTGCTCGTTTTTTACTCCAGCAGATGTTAGCTTTAATTGCAAGGAGTGAATCTCACTTTTTGCACTTTTTTCTCTCGATTTTAGTTTTAAAATATCATCTTTTAGATTTATTAGTTTTCTATTTGCAGCGTTGAAATAAAGCTGTTGGGATAAAAAACCCTCTTCATAAACTTTTTTTGCATTTTGATTTGCTATATAAAATGGTGTTATAAAATATTGTAATTTTCCTAGAATCTGCAAATATATAGAAAAAGTATCTTTTGTAATCCTCCTATCAACACAAATTAGAGAATCTAAAGTCCTTTTGATAAATCTATTTACAATTCTATAATCTAATTTTTCATAGTTATCAATTGGCAATTTGTAGGCTGATTTTATGATTTTTATTTCATTTTCAAAGTGGTATTGTATAAATTTGTTTATTGAAATACTTATTGGAATAGATGTTAATTTTGCATAGTCTGTTTTTTTGTATGTTTCTGCAATCAAGTCATCAAATACATTGGATTCTAGTTTTTCTAGTTCCTCATCTGTATTTGTTTTCCAAAAATCTCTTTCTTTTATGATACTCTCACTATCAAATTCTTGATATTTTGAGCTTCTTATATCAATTACATTATGTTTTTCATCTTCTAATCTAAACTCTACTAATAGATTTATTTCTGGAATCTTTGTATTATCATGCCAACTAGCAATTTTAAAATCAAAAAGCTTTTTTGAAGCATTTATAATCGTTCCTACGCCTGTTGTGTGTGAGTATTGCACTATTTTTCCGTGCATTGTTGTTCTTTTTTTGGTTTTTTAGGATCGATGAGTTCTAATATTTCTTTTGAATTTTGAAGAAATATAAATAAATCATCATTATTTAGCGTTACTATGGTATTAGAATCTTTTGGTTTTTGAATAAAGTCTTCTAGTGTGATTTTTTTCATAATTGATCCGCTAAGTTTAATTATTTTTAAGATTCTAGCATAAGTAAGGCTTACTTATAAAGCTATGTTATAATGATATAAAAATTTTAAGGATTAAGGTATCTATATTTTATGGATAATGAAATTAGGATTATAAAAAGAGGCTTAGAACATCCGCAAGAAATAAAATCTCAAAATATTAAACAAAAAGTAATAACGCAAGATAGTCCGATTATCAAACAATTAAGAGAAGCAGAAGAAAAATATAAAATTAGAAGAGAATTAAGTGATGATGAATTAATTGAGCTTGAATTCAAAGAAGAAGCAGATAAGATTCGATCTAAGACAAGGAATACAGAATCTGACATACCTACAAATAATCAACAAGTAAATGAACAAAAAGTATTGCCAAAGGAATTGCCAATTGATGATAAGAATCTAGCTTATATTAGAAGTTTAGATGAACCTGTATTAAATGATTTTAATAATGATCTAAATAATGATAGCTTGCAAATTAGATTAAAAACTAGCCAAGATTTTACCCATCAAAACCCTAGAAATAGTGATTTACATAGAGAACCATTAAGAAAAGAAGGATTAAATATATTTAATAATCCAATCTCACCAAATAAAGAATCTAAAGAAATAATAGAATCTAAAAAAATCAATATTGATTTATCAAATAGGCAAACATCAAATCTATCAGTAAGTGATAATAATTCTACAAGTTTGATAGAACGTTTGAAAATGGATAGAGAAAAAATAAATGAAATTAGAAATAATGAAATTAGAAAAGTAGAATTGCACACGCCACCACCACCTCAGGATAAAACACATTTGGATATAAAGCAAGATAATATTGCAGATTCTCGTGCTGTGGATTCTACTATTGTAGATTCTAGTATCGTGGATTCTACAAATGATACTATTTATAATGAAAATATTGATAAATCTAATAATATGGCATTTAGTGCTAATTCATATACACCAAAAAATCAATCTATTATAAATACACCAAATCTAGCAGAATCTAGCATAGATTCAAATCAAGATATATATACATTGCCACCAACTAGCCTTTTAAATGAGCCAAAATATCAAAAGATTGATATTGATGGCAGCGAGATTGATATAAAAGCCCAGAATCTAATTAGCAAGCTTAGAGTCTTTCGTATAAATGGAGATATTACAGATATTTATAGCGGACCTGTTGTAACTACATTTGAATTTCGTCCAGCTCCAGATGTAAAAGTATCAAGAATCCAAAATCTTGAAAATGATTTATCAATGGCACTAAAAGCAAAAAGTATTAGGATTCAAGCACCAATTCCAGGAAAAGATGTGGTAGGAATTGAGATTCCAAATAATACAATACAGACAATTTATATTAGAGAGATTTTTGAGAGTAAAGAATTTGTCGGCTCTACCGCACAGCTTGCTATTGCTCTTGGTAAGGATATAATAGGCAGACCTATCGTGCATGATTTAGCGCAATTGCCACATTTGCTTATCGCAGGGACAACAGGTAGCGGGAAAAGCGTGGGGTTGAATGGAATGATTTTATCTTTGCTTTATAAAAATACTCCAGAACAATTACGTTTTATTATGATTGATCCAAAGAGGGTTGAATTAAGCCTTTATAAAGATATTCCACATTTGCTAACACCAATTATTGCAGATCCAAAAAAAGCCGTTGTTGCTCTTAGTAAAGCTACAGATGAGATGAATAGAAGATATGAGCTTATGAATGAAGTTGGTGTAAAAAATATCATAGGTTACAATAAAGCAGCTATACAGAATGGATTTGATAAATTGCCTTATATTGTAATTATCATTGATGAATTTGCAGATTTGATGATTATGGGTGGTAAAGATTCTGAACAATATCTCACTTCTTTAGCATCTAAAGCAAGAGCATCTGGAATCCACCTTATCATCGCTACACAGCGTCCAACCGTAAATGTTGTAACAGGACTAATAAAAAGCAATCTACCTTCAAGAGTGAGTTATCGTGTAGGTAGCCCTATGGATTCTAAAGTCGTGCTAGATAAGGTTGGTGCAGAAACATTGCTTGGAAATGGTGATATGTTATTTTCAGATAAAAACATGGTATCTAGGTATCATGCGCCTTATAGCAGTGAAAAAGAGATAGAAAGAGTAGCAGATTTTATAAGATCACAAAAAAGCGTAGAATATGATGAGTTTTTCTCACTAGAACCAAAAGATATTACTCAAGGTGTATCTACAAGCATTGCCCATACAAGTGAAGATGAATATATGCAAAAAGCAAAAGAAATAATACTCTCTAGCGGTAGGACTTCAGCAAGTTATTTGCAAAGATCTCTTGGGGTTGGGTTTAATCGCGCCTCAAATATATTAGAATCTTTGGAAAAAGAAGGATTTTTATCCGCTCCAAACTCAAAGAATCTTAGAGAGATTATTGGTTAAAATAAGGCTATATGATACAATCATGAAAAATCTATTTTTTTGGAGAATTATTTATGTTAGATGAAGCAAAATATATTTGGCAAGATGGAAAATTGGTAGATTGGAAAGATGCAAAAATCCATGTATTAACACATAGTTTGCATTATGGAAATGCAACATTTGAAGGCACTAGAGCGTATAAAACAAAAAATGGCTTAGCTATATTTAGGCTAGAAGATCATACAAGAAGATTGCTAAATTCAGCAAAGATTCTAAAGCTTGATTGTCCTTATAGTTTTGAGGAAATAAACAAAGCTCATATTGACTTGTTAAAAGCAAATAAAGATTGTTATAACAGCAATGTTTATATCCGCCCGCTTATATATCTTGGCTATGGTGTGATGGGGATTTATCATGTTAATGCACCTGTAAATATGATGATTGCTGCTTGGAATTGGGGTGCATATCTAGGTGAAGATGGAATTGAAAATGGAATTAGAGTAAAGACAAGCTCTTTTGTGCGAAATTCCGTAAAATCACTAATGGGAAAAGCAAAGGCTAGTGCAAATTATCTAAATTCACAAATGGCAAAATATGAAGCTACACAATGTGGTTT
Above is a window of Helicobacter sp. MIT 99-5507 DNA encoding:
- the cutA gene encoding divalent-cation tolerance protein CutA — protein: MKNKIYIIKTTFNDIKDVNKLQNILLEKNLASCIQINQIKSAYIWEGKICNEDEIQLSIKTNKKNAKKIESIILDTHPYEIPQILILKSKASKSYLKWHKNELRD
- a CDS encoding SH3 domain-containing protein, with the translated sequence MQGKYKIYISYIMVMLIGVVLFILFILFIEKRNKINLEEIVTTAPIQTSPSLNKDLEEPIKMIDNIEALNTKEEDIKNIYRVVTNILNIREKPNTESKIIRQYINGNNIEIININGQWGELKNGGFAYMGLLEKNDDKNAEIASNDGVTPYIIKVKNLNIREKPNTESKIIRQMHINQKIFIENIEGKWGKVAGGGFVYMELLSKK
- the aspA gene encoding aspartate ammonia-lyase, coding for MKRIEKDFIGEMEIDDSCYYGIQTLRAIENFPIGEQRLNDFPIFINSIVIVKKAAALANYELGLLSFELKEAIIKACDKILEGGYYSQFVVPMIQGGAGTSTNMNANEVIANIALEILGHKKGEYQFCHPNDHINKSQSTNDAYPTAMRLALYIRLGELAESMDVLNNSFMNKAKEFSDVIKMGRTQLQDAVPMTLGQEFAAFGLMLQKDRDRILHSRDEFKIINLGGTAIGTGINTPKNYKNIVEKKLQEITKIDFITARDLIEATQSTGAYVQISGILKRAAVKLTKICNDLRLLSSGPRAGLNEINLPKMQPGSSIMPGKVNPVIPEVVNQVCFLLIGSDTTITMAAAGGQLQLNVFEPVIIFSLLNSINLLQDANITLANKCIDGITANKDVCKNFVLNSIGLVTALNPKIGYEKSAEVAKIALNSNRSIVEVVLEKGYLTKDELNELLQIENMI
- a CDS encoding shikimate dehydrogenase; the protein is MKLFAVFGNPIAHSKSPILHNYTLYKLKIDARYSRYLLDSSKDFRELFFLLGLSGANITLPYKEDVANICDEICGIAQKIGAVNTIIKKDNKIIGYNTDAIGFYKNIESKNIKNALILGAGGSAKAIAMILKEKNINVIISNRSKKNLSFFDEKGFETCINDEILECTKKIEFDIIINATSSSINNTLPLQKDSLESLFERSKIAFDLMYGKECIFLEFAKIKGLDTINGSKMLLYQAIPALSIFTNIDETKIKPHMEYIYNIINHD
- a CDS encoding YceI family protein; this encodes MKKIILVFLMGILPCGLAIAKDYSVDTSHSQIEFKIKHLSVSNVSGNFGKFEGSVSIDNNKLTALNGEVDISSINTNNEGRDAHIQDPEYFDTKKFPKATLKLVKMNDNNGTFDLTIKGITKQITLGVEVFGTSKNMKGDEVVGLELNGKINRKDFDIASGTPNVALGEEVTLSIGIEGVSK
- a CDS encoding DUF305 domain-containing protein produces the protein MSCNENIDFLTDMITHHQGAVDSATLYLDEAENDILEEIAKQIIDTQSNEIEYFQDLIERLQKDKKDCDSVSYKEFQDKSQIDLETMIQEMNSIKYSGNIDFDFAKAMIEHHKSAINSAKTILKYTKNAEIKQIANDIIKLQDDEIKQIQKAIKE
- the moaA gene encoding GTP 3',8-cyclase MoaA, which encodes MLIDSFGRVIDYIRISVTKNCNFRCKYCMPNTPDEIAEDLIPLDKMLEFLKIAMDYGVKKIRITGGEPLLRKDLSSFVKGIYDYKNDIEVALTTNGYFLKKYAKELKDSGLKRINVSLDSLKKEKIELISKKDALDFVLEGLQEAKAVNLKIKLNMVPLKGINDDEIVPMLEFANKENFLLRYIEYMENDFASNRIKGLKSFEILENIKKKYNISMIQKEAFGPAKLYKLDNTDNVFGIIAPHNDEFCASCNRIRITAEGIICPCLYFQDAIDVSQAIRNDDKKAMKEALLSAIKNKPEKNKWGEGETSTRAFYHTGG
- a CDS encoding ATP-binding protein; the encoded protein is MNPFSDAKNVFLEKVDSMEYIDLDINIAARNKLEQLIQKVPFQIVLLTGQPGVGKSYLIQQLAKNISTESLHIQLFPFLSLNGFLAQLHLKFLPHIEINKNMTRDEFFKSFSTNLPKNELAPTIVIDEVQLYGDRELEVIRMLSDCRVFRFILVTHTLSNKEVLNESYFTSRIWDKVVISQLDVKNLRLFITQKLAKAGLDSVSFLLKNNNYKFMHKQTKGNLRLLTRMCFLLFDICEYYYDIEPTLFSKGVMPNKYLEMAAIELGSLDAR
- the mqnE gene encoding aminofutalosine synthase MqnE is translated as MDINDLSIDNLVKLYDLDLFELGDMAHSIREDIHSNKVYFNVNRHINPSNICADICKFCAFSSHRKNPNPYEMTKEEILGDAASAYNRGAREFHIVSAHNPNYPYAWYFDIFKTLKDKFSDIHIKAMTAAEVDFLHRRFNKSYENILQDMQDSGVDSMPGGGAEIFASEVREKICKGKVDAQNWLKIHSIWHSMGKKSNATMLFGHIESKEHRIHHILEIRKLQDKSDGFNAFIPLLYQRQNNFLNVKKFPSGIEILKTIAISRILLPNVPNIKAYWATLGLNLALVSQEFGANDIDGTIEIENIQSAGGANSKRGINKDELISQIKDAGFIPVLRDSLYNEIESY